Genomic segment of Peromyscus leucopus breed LL Stock chromosome 23, UCI_PerLeu_2.1, whole genome shotgun sequence:
AGTTATTATAACTGCCCTTTCCAGTCAGCAGCTACGCGTCCATGCGTTCATACACTGGGTTCCAGGACACCCATGGTGCCAAACCCAAGGATGCTCAAATCCCTTGTAGAAACAGCCTAATGTTTGCATGGATGGCCTCAGTGGGTAGAGAGTGCTTTTCTAGCATAGATGAAGATCTGATCCCTAGCACCACCTAAGCTGGGCGTGGAGGCACATAcctgcctgtgatctcagcaagCAGGGATCAGACTATTGTTTCTACAGCCAAGCAGCAGAAGATTTGCTGGCAGCCACAGAGGTTGGAGTGAGGCGACGCTCCTGCAGAGCCGATGCAAGGGGCCAAACCCAACCCAGCCAACATCCTTGATTTTGGATTTCTGTCCTCCAAAAAACGGACAGAATAAATTTGTATTGTCTTAAGGCACTCAGCTTGTGATTCTTGGTTAGGGCGGCCTCCGGGAGACTAATTCGTGCTCATCAAACTCACGGtcacctcaggacctttgcacacaCTTACTCACCTCGCCTCCTAAgcccatatatatattttttttcatggtttGCTCCCTCTTGCTAATCCTGGCTCAACTTGATGTCACTTCCTCCTGGAGGCCTTCCTAGCCATCCCCACCCCAGTCATCCTCACTGTTCTCATCGTCATGCTTGGCTGTTTTTACAACACCACTAAGCTTCGCATTTACATCTTTCCTTCATCGCCGTCTGCCTGTTCCCTGTCTGGAATTTGAGTTCAATGGGAAGAAGACCATCATCTATCCACCTTGCTCCTGGCTGCATTGCCACCACCTAGAACAGTGTCTGGCACCCTTGTTGTTTACCCCGTGAGAACCAGATGAATGAATGTAAGCTATTGACTTCCACCGCTGAAGGACTGGGAGTTTCACCACCGGCTTCCCTGTGACTCACGCTCTGAGTCGGGGAAATCCCTGCTCAGCTCTGAGCTCTGGTCTGCCACCTTCGTAAAGAAGGCGACCCCCCACTTTTAAATCCCTACCTGGAGGAGCGGAAGGTAGCAGAGACAGTAACCTGCAAGCACGGGCTTGAACCCGCGACTGTCCATCTGCCCCTTGTTTCCCGCCATCCACCCCGGGCTGAGACATCATCTGCATCCGACTCGGGAGGGAAAAGTGAAGTCTCATCTTGCCAAAGGATCAAGGAAGGACGGAGACTGGAAATGAAATTACAACAGAAACTTGGACCCATGGCAGACTCAAACCAGTACATCTCCTTTCCATCTCCGAACTGGGAACCGAAACCATTCCATAGGaagctctcccttcctcttcctgggggcgggggggaaaAAATCACACTGTggtctgattctttttttaatgtgcagCTATTCATAGCAACACTCACCAAACTGTAAAGGGGGAAACTCCATTTGCGAACTCTTCTATACAGCCTCCCCAAATGCAACGACCTtatgttccccccaccccacccattcAGCTGTCTCAGGACTGAGCTCTGTGCCCTTCTGTGCTTTGCAGCGCACCGGATTTTTCTGCTAGGATATAGTTCATAGCCCACATAGGTCTTAAGTAGTAAACCCATTTCTGTGAACTCTAACCCAGACAAATGCCGCCGCAGACCGTCTCCTGTTGAAATTTATTGAAACGGTAGATGTAAATACAGAAACACAAGCAAATGAACCCAGGCGGAATTCCACCCGCTCCCTTTTAACCACGGACACTTTTAAACCcctttgaaaaggaaaacaaacagagaagGGAAGCAGCTGTCTTCCCCGAAGCCTTTGAACTGCGCGGCTGAATTTCTTGCTGATTGTTCAATTCCCTCCAACACGGTTAGTCCGGTCCCTCCTGGGGCTATCCTAACCCCTTCTTACCACCATTGGAGACTCTGAGAATAATCAAAGCTTTTGAATCTCCgtcccctcctccatttctgctAAAGTCTGGCTGAACAGTGAACTGGTTCCACAGAACCCAGGTGACCTACTGGCTTGTTCAATGACACCTGGGTAGAGGTCCCCTCCAGCTTCTTGGCTCTCTTTGTCCCCACTGGAGCCCACAGACAGGCTAGGTAGGACCCTAGGGACTGAAGGACCATCCGAGGCTTTGAGCAGACAAGAAGGAAGCCAAGAAGCCATAGGTACGGATGGGTGTGTCTGGGGCTCAAAATTCCACAGGACTCTGTCCTCTTCAGCCCTGCAGGCTTGGGAGACTAAGAAGTTTCCGCCACCTGGAAACTTTACTTTCTGATCCTCGGAGATTTCTATGGCAGCACCTTGCAACCAAGCCGCTCACTCCACCACGGCATTTCTCTAGATCAGATTCTCTGAATCTCGAAGTTGCAATAAAGTGCGAGCCAAGTCTCATGATGTTACTCTGTGCAACGGCCAAACCGATCTCTCCGGAGAGCTCAGGCCTGAGTGGCAACCTCCCTTTTTTTTTGGCGTAGTGGCTTTAACGAGATGTTGTGGCCAGATAAGAGGGGCTGCATGGCTCACTGGGGTCAGTCATTAACGCCTCTGGGACACTTCGGACCGTGCTGTGGTCCCCCGTGAGCTCCACGCTTGTACTCCGGTTATTCTCTGTTTCGCCCAATGATTTCTTCCGCAGGCAGCGGTTGATACACGTAGAGAAGAAGTTGGGAAAGATGGACTGGAGAAATAGTAGACCACCGGGTCCAGCATGCTGTTCATGTAGGTGAAGCTGAGCGTGGTGAAGAATGCCAGGTCCGCCGAGGAGTAGATATCACAGTCCCGCACGTTGTTTTTGTAGAGAAGCCAGAAGATGCGGATCCGCACAGCCACGCTGGGCAGGAAGCAGATGATGAAGACGATAGCCACCACCATGATGAAGTTGATAGCCCTCTTGATCTTGGTGTGTCGGTCCATCTGTCTCTGCCGGAGGCTCCAGATGATCCTGGCCGAGCAGAACAGGATGATGCCTAGGGGCAAGAAGAACTCCAGGAGGAACATGGCATCATGCCACCTGAAGGTGTAACAGATGCTGAAGCTGCTGCACAGATTTGCTTCGCCATTGCGGGTCATCATGTTCGTGTAGAGGAGATGGACGGTCAGGCCAATGGTGATACCCCACAAGAAGCAAGAGATGATGGTCGCCATCCGGTTGGAGAGCTTGTTCAGGGAGTGGTGGGGATGGACCACCCGGAAGTACCGGTCCACAGCCACCACGGTGAGGAAGATGATGCTGCCTTGCCGGTTCATGGCCAGCATGAAGAGCATCAGACGGCAGGGGATGTCTCCAAACCTCCAGTCCCACCTTTTGACATAGTTGTCCATCAGGAAGGGCAAGCAGATGATGAGGAGAAAGTCAGCCACCGCCAAGTTGAACAGGAAAATCCGGCTGGATTTCCAGGACTTgagatggaaacagaaaatccACAGGGCAAGGCCATTGCCCAGGAGCCCGAACACAAACTCCAGCCCCAACACCGGCGGCAAGACTTTGGCAATGTTTTCATCTCGGAACACACAGCAGTTCTTGCCATTTATCACCAGAAAGTGGTTCTGTTTGCTCATGAGTGGAGCTGCCCGGTCGGCCCCAGAGCACCTCACCTAGCAAAGGCTCAAGgcgagtgtgtgtgtctgtgtggtgaaCGTGTGGTTCAGCCCTCAGCTTTATGTCATGTCAGGGTGTTGAAAGAGATGACTGCATGGTTACCAGGAAACTACGAAatcacttaaggaaaaaaaaaaagctagcaagGCTCTTATGCAACTTGCTGTTTGCATaaacaagtaataaaaaaaaatccctcaggcAGACGGGAACCCACAAATTTTTCTAAATGTAAAGGATAAGTTTAGGCAAGCAGACTGTCCATTGCGAATGAGTAAAATCTGGGGGCATTCCTTCTGAAGGCTGCATTCATGCACGCTGGTTAGTTAATTGGCCTTGGAGGTTTCATTCACTGCCATTTGCTTGGTTTACCTAATTGACAAATTAACAATGGCAGTAATCTTGCACTGTGCCAAATGAACAGCAAGGCTTTCAGAAACCTAAGAATTCACGTGACATTTGGTAATATATTACATTAGTAATGCATTCATTAGTAATGTGTAGacagtttcttctctcttttctttctaggatttgcttttgtttttaattatatgtaggcATGTGCGTCGGGGTGGGTACATACATGTAACTGCAGGTGCCCAGAGGCTCCTGgagaccctggagctggagttctaggcagtTGCGAGCCCCCTAATGTGGGTGcagggagctgaactcaggttttctgcaGGGGCAAGGTGCTGTTAACCGCTGACTCAGCCCTTTAGCaccaccctcttctctctctctctctctctctctctctctctctctctctctctctctctctctctctctctgagggaATCTTGCTATGTCGCCCCAGCTGGCTTTAAactccatcttcctgcttctgcttcccaagttctgggattgtaggcatggaACACTGTACCTGGCTGTGTGGTATTTGCCAAATTAGATTTGGATTTCAAGCCCCAAGAGCATGTGAGCCCTGCCTTGCAGAAAGACa
This window contains:
- the LOC114704501 gene encoding LOW QUALITY PROTEIN: hydroxycarboxylic acid receptor 2 (The sequence of the model RefSeq protein was modified relative to this genomic sequence to represent the inferred CDS: inserted 1 base in 1 codon), whose translation is MSKQNHFLVINGKNCCVFRDENIAKVLPPVLGLEFVFGLLGNGLALWIFCFHLKSWKSSRIFLFNLAVADFLLIICLPFLMDNYVKRWDWRFGDIPCRLMLFMLAMNRQGSIIFLTVVAVDRYFRVVHPHHSLNKLSNRMATIISCFLWGITIGLTVHLLYTNMMTRNGEANLCSSFSICYTFRWHDAMFLLEFFLPLGIILFCSARIIWSLRQRQMDRHTKIKRAINFIMVVAIVFIICFLPSVAVRIRIFWLLYKNNVRDCDIYSSADLAFFTTLSFTYMNSMLDPVVYYFSSPXFPNFFSTCINRCLRKKSLGETENNRSTSVELTGDHSTVRSVPEALMTDPSEPCSPSYLATTSR